TAGCGGCGATCGCAGCTAGCATTAAGGTCAAAGCTCCAGTAATCGCGTTGATAATTCCCAAAATGTCAGCTTGAGTGTTGATTTCAAAATCATCATCCCCAGTTATTTTGTGACGCAATCTCAACAGGTTTTGAACTTGAAATTGAGCCGCACTAATACTGTTTTGGTCTTTCGCAGACATGGCAATTGAAGTTACTAACAGACCATAGGGAGAGCTTCTCCCCACAATCCGGTTTGCCATAGTGGTAATCGGAATAAACAAAGAATCATCTTGATTATTACCCAAAAAAGAACCTTTAGACTTCATGAACCCAATGACTTCAAAAGTGAGATTTTTAACTCTAATTTTCTTACCAATAGGGTCTTGGTTGCCAAACAACCGATCGGCAGTGTAAGAGCCTAAAACCACTACTTGATTGGCTCGTTTGATGTCTATATCGTTGATAAATCGTCCCTTATCAACAGTGAAATCTCTGACTGTCAAAAACTCTGGAGTTGTACCGATTGTTAGAGTTGTGATTTTATCACTGCTATAGGTAACAATTTGCTGATTTTGTACCTGGGGAGCCACTGATTTAACCGCAGGAACTTGAGAAGCTATAGCTTCAGCATCAGCTAAAACTAGGGTTCTGGGTAAATCGAACGTAGTCCGTCTTTGTCTACTACTACCACCAGTCACAAATAGTAAGTTAGGACCTAAAGACTCAAATTGCTGAGCAGCATACTTTTGCGCTC
The genomic region above belongs to Merismopedia glauca CCAP 1448/3 and contains:
- a CDS encoding ABC transporter permease codes for the protein MDLVESLKMATTTILSNKLRSSLTILGIVIGNASVIAMVGIGQGAQKYAAQQFESLGPNLLFVTGGSSRQRRTTFDLPRTLVLADAEAIASQVPAVKSVAPQVQNQQIVTYSSDKITTLTIGTTPEFLTVRDFTVDKGRFINDIDIKRANQVVVLGSYTADRLFGNQDPIGKKIRVKNLTFEVIGFMKSKGSFLGNNQDDSLFIPITTMANRIVGRSSPYGLLVTSIAMSAKDQNSISAAQFQVQNLLRLRHKITGDDDFEINTQADILGIINAITGALTLMLAAIAAISLLVGGIGVMNIMLVSVTERTQEIGLRKAIGATQSNILTQFLIEAIILSAAGGLIGTLLGVGGLAIIAALTPFEVGASPVVVVVAVSISGAIGLFFGVVPARRAAALDPIVALRSA